The Nostoc sp. 'Lobaria pulmonaria (5183) cyanobiont' genome window below encodes:
- a CDS encoding DNA cytosine methyltransferase, translating into MKKQRAIAVDLFAGAGGMTLGFEQAGFDVLASVEIDPIHCATHEFNFPYCSVLCKSVVDTTGEEIRNRSKIGDREIDVVICGSPCQGFSLIGKRAVDDPRNSLVFHFHRLVFELKPKFFVMENVRGITVGEHKQILQILISEFKISGYQVEENYRILNAANYGVPQSRERLFLIGAREDVELPKYPQMITQQALPNILTSKKISDIPLSPTVWDAIGDLPEIEKYPELLTRDWVVADYEKPSNYALVLRGIKCLDNDYSYKREYDLRILSSSLRTKHSTETIQRFQDTQQGEREKISRFYKLHPGGVCNTLRAGTDKYRGSFTSPRPIHPSTPRCITVREAARLHSYPDWFRFHVTKWHGFRQVGNSVPPLLAKAVASEIISSLNISPFKPSLGYKLPEEKLLQFNMSQAAQYYQWDW; encoded by the coding sequence ATGAAAAAACAAAGAGCGATCGCAGTTGACTTATTTGCGGGCGCGGGCGGTATGACTCTTGGCTTTGAGCAAGCTGGCTTTGATGTGCTGGCGTCTGTAGAAATTGACCCGATCCACTGTGCAACACATGAGTTTAACTTCCCTTATTGCTCAGTGCTATGTAAAAGTGTTGTGGATACAACGGGGGAAGAAATTAGGAATCGGTCTAAGATTGGCGATCGTGAAATTGATGTGGTAATTTGTGGCTCACCATGTCAAGGATTTTCCTTAATCGGTAAACGGGCTGTTGATGACCCCCGAAATTCTTTGGTGTTTCATTTTCATCGACTGGTTTTTGAGCTAAAACCAAAATTCTTTGTGATGGAAAATGTCCGGGGGATTACAGTTGGCGAACATAAACAAATCCTGCAAATCTTAATTAGCGAATTTAAAATATCTGGCTATCAAGTAGAAGAAAATTACCGAATTCTCAATGCTGCAAATTACGGAGTACCTCAGTCCCGTGAGAGATTATTTCTCATAGGTGCAAGGGAGGATGTAGAGTTACCAAAATATCCTCAGATGATTACTCAACAAGCATTACCAAATATTTTAACTTCTAAAAAAATATCTGATATCCCATTGAGTCCAACAGTATGGGATGCAATTGGAGATTTACCTGAAATAGAAAAGTATCCTGAGTTACTAACAAGAGATTGGGTTGTAGCAGACTACGAAAAGCCTAGTAATTATGCTCTTGTACTTCGCGGTATCAAATGCCTAGATAATGATTATTCTTACAAACGAGAATATGATTTGCGAATACTTTCTTCAAGTTTAAGAACCAAACATTCTACAGAAACTATTCAACGTTTTCAGGATACTCAACAAGGCGAGAGAGAAAAAATTAGTCGTTTTTACAAGCTACATCCTGGTGGTGTCTGTAATACTTTAAGAGCCGGAACAGATAAATATAGGGGTTCTTTCACATCTCCAAGACCAATTCATCCATCTACGCCGCGCTGTATTACCGTCAGGGAAGCGGCGAGATTGCATTCTTACCCCGATTGGTTTAGATTTCATGTAACCAAATGGCACGGATTTCGGCAAGTCGGTAACTCTGTACCACCTTTACTAGCAAAGGCTGTAGCGTCAGAAATTATTAGCAGTTTAAATATTTCGCCTTTTAAGCCGAGTTTGGGGTACAAGTTGCCAGAGGAGAAGCTATTACAATTTAATATGTCGCAAGCGGCACAATATTATCAGTGGGACTGGTAA
- a CDS encoding aldo/keto reductase: protein MTEGKTRRNFLITSIAVTGGIVATNAFGQNTTNTATLPATMPERVLGRTEVNLPIFGLGAGQFPLSGGEGKEGDATAIVQRALELGIRYFDTAASYGPSEDYLGKVLPPHRSKLFLASKTDQRDRDSAWRELERSLKRLNTDYLDLWQLHHVSFSEELDTIFSPSGAIKALEEAIQQKLVRFAGITGHHDPQVIAEGLRRYPFHTTLIPVNAADKHHPRPFIPVVLPVAQEKNVGVIAMKVPAYGRLFKSGGLTGMEEALGYTLSQPGVHCCVIAAQTVAQLENNVKIAQAFVPLKEQELTAIALAAANVWEDSTFFRAWT, encoded by the coding sequence ATGACAGAAGGAAAAACGCGGCGTAATTTCCTAATTACTAGCATTGCTGTAACTGGAGGTATTGTGGCAACTAATGCTTTTGGGCAAAATACTACTAACACTGCAACACTGCCAGCAACTATGCCAGAACGGGTACTGGGACGCACGGAAGTAAATCTGCCTATCTTCGGGTTAGGAGCAGGACAATTTCCGCTATCCGGCGGCGAAGGAAAAGAGGGTGATGCTACGGCAATTGTTCAAAGAGCGCTGGAACTTGGCATTCGCTACTTTGATACAGCAGCTAGTTATGGGCCGAGTGAAGATTATTTAGGTAAAGTGCTACCACCCCATCGCTCAAAGCTGTTTCTAGCAAGCAAGACCGATCAAAGAGATCGGGATAGTGCATGGCGAGAATTGGAGCGATCGCTTAAACGTCTCAATACAGATTATCTCGATTTGTGGCAGTTGCATCACGTCTCTTTTTCGGAAGAACTCGACACCATCTTTAGTCCATCTGGTGCAATTAAAGCTTTAGAAGAAGCCATACAACAAAAATTGGTGCGCTTTGCTGGTATTACCGGACATCACGACCCTCAAGTAATTGCCGAAGGGTTACGTCGCTATCCTTTCCACACTACACTGATTCCTGTGAATGCCGCCGACAAACACCACCCACGTCCATTTATCCCGGTAGTTTTACCAGTTGCTCAAGAAAAAAATGTCGGTGTGATTGCGATGAAAGTCCCGGCTTATGGTCGGCTGTTTAAATCAGGTGGGTTGACAGGTATGGAGGAAGCTTTAGGTTACACACTGTCTCAGCCTGGAGTTCATTGTTGCGTGATTGCAGCACAGACAGTCGCACAATTAGAGAATAATGTCAAGATAGCGCAGGCTTTTGTACCCCTCAAGGAGCAAGAATTGACAGCGATCGCACTGGCAGCTGCTAATGTCTGGGAAGATAGTACATTCTTCCGTGCTTGGACTTAG